The sequence CCCTCTCCCCTGAGGGTCAGGTGTTCCAGCGTGGCCCACTGACCCAGCCCCCGCAGGCCGCTGTTCAGGACGGCTTGCTCACCCAGTCCGAGCGAGGTGAGGGGCGCGCTTCGGGGAAGGTCGGCCAGCCCCCCGGACAGGCTGGTCATCACTTGCAGGTGGCTGAGGGTGTCGAGGCGGTCGAGCCCGGCCACCCCGCCCAGGCCGGTCAGGTACAACTCGCTCAGCGCCAGTTCCGTCAGCGGCGTCAGATCCCCTGTGCCCGGGCAGTTCGCCAAGTTCAGCATGTCAAGCGCGGTCAAGGCCGTCAGCGGACGCAGGTCTTCGACCAGGGGGTTGTCGGCCAAGGCGAGTCTTTGCACGCCCGCGGGCAGCGCCTCCAGCATGGTCCGGAGGTCGTGAGGTCCCTGGATCAGCATGCGGGCCCGGTGTCCGATACGCGGCAGCTCACGCAGCGTCTCGGGCGTGGTGATGCAGATGAAGAAGTCCGCGGAGTCGACATGGGCCAAGATCTCGTCCGCGTACGCGGCCAGGTCGTAGCGCTCCCACGCTCGTGCCAGGGTGTTCCGCACCCGCCACTCGGAATGCCCTGAGAAGCGCGCCAGCACCGGCAGGGAGCCGTCCGTCCCCACCAGCGCGGCCGTCGCCGTCACCGCCTCGGCCTGGTCGTCGGTCAGGCCGTCCGGGCCGGGCAGCAACTCCAGCACCAGAGGGCCCGCCTCGGCGAGTTCCCTCGCTTCTTCCGCCGTCCCGGGCGGCAGCAGGGCCGATGCCAGCTCCTCGACCCGGCGGCGTACCGCGGGATCCAGCTGTGTCGCGTGTTCCAGGCACGCCATGGCCAGCAGATGGGCCCGCTTGGCGGGGACGGCCATCAGCAGGTCCAGCAGTTCGGCGCGTTCGCGGGGCCGGGCCTGGGCAACGGCCATACGGATCACGTCCGCCCACTGGTCGTCGGTGGCGTGCTCGGCGAGGAGGCCGAGGTCGCCGGCCTCCACGGCCGCACGGGCACCCAGGAAGTCCTGGAAGGTGCGGTGGACGAAGTGGAGGGTGTCGGGACCGGGAGAGAGGAGCAGACCGGTGCGGATCAGGAAGTGCTCCAGCACGTCCGTGGTGTCACCGAGGGCCGATGCGGCCGGCACGGCCGGCAGGATCTCCCCGACGATGCGCTCGGCGCGGCTGCGGTCCATCTCCGTACGGCCGTTGCGGATGAGCCAGTAGGCGAGCCGCTGGAGCAACTGGAGTTGGGGCTCCTCACTCAGCTCCGGGCCGGCCATGTCGCGCTCACGGTCACGGCGGACCAGCAGCATGGAAAGGGCGGACTCGTACAACTCCTTGCGACCGTGCGGCAGATAGCCGCGCCGGTCGCGGTGCAGGGCGCAGATCAGGCCGCACATCAGTGGATTGGTGGCCAGGCGGCCCAGATCGCCCTTGGTGCGGACGGCATGGAGGAGCTGGCTCTCGTACGAGGCGAGCAGCGCGTCCGCGTCGGGGTTACCGGTGACGGCCGCCCGGTGCCAGCGGCCGATGAACGCCGCCACGTCCGCCGGGCTCATCGAGGACAGCCGCAGTTCGGTGAAGTCCTCGTCCGCGAGCCAGTCGTCGCGTACGGCGCTGGGACGGGAGGTGACCAGCCAGCGGTTGCCGGGGAAGGTCTCCACGAGGTCGCTCAGCCAGCGGCGGGTGCGCTCCCGCTCGGCTTCGGGTACCTCGTCGAGGCCGTCCACCAGGACGAGTGCGCGTCCGCCGGTCAGGACCCTGTCCTCCCAGCCCTCCGGCTGGGCTCCGGCGAGCGGGCAGCCGACGGCCCGGAGGAAACCGGCGGGTGCCGGAAGGGGTTCGCCGTGCCGGGTGAGGGTGCGCAAGGGAAGGACGAACGGCATCCGGCCGGCGAGGTGGGCCATGCGGTCGGTGGGATCCGTCGCGGCCGACACGGCGAGCCACTGGATCAGCGTCGTCTTCCCCGACCCCGCGACTCCCCGGAGCAGGACGCGGTCGTGGCCGGCGAGCGTCTGGTCGGCAGGCGTGGGCAGGGGCGCGGCGGAGGGCAGCCCCGGGAGGGGTTCGCCGCCGCGTCCGGTCACTTCCAGGCTCAGATATGCGGCGCTCAGCGGCCATTGGCCGGGGGAGTTGCTCAGGTCGATGCCGTAGATCGTGAGCTTGCTGTGTTTCTTCGCGACGTACGGCAGATAGCGGCGCTCGAAGGCGGTGTCGCGGGCGTCGGGACGTGGGATGCGGGCGATCAGCTCGTCCACCTTGGCGATGAGTTCCGCGTGCGCCCGGCTCTGTTCGACGAGGGTACGGGCCACAAAGGTGGAGCGGCGGGTGAAGAACTCCAGGACCTGCAGGCAGGCCCACTCGGTGGCCGAGTCGAGGAAGTGGTGGGCGTCCGGGGACAGGCCCTCGGGGGTGGTGGCGCCATAGTGCAGCTTCTTGGCCAGCTCACGGTGGCCGAGGCGGACGGCCTGGACGTCGTCCATCTCCAGGTCGCCGAGGGCGAGCAGCCGCCTGGCCAGGGCCTCGGCGACGGCGGGCTGCTCCGCCGCGGGAAACGGCGCCTCGCCCGGTGATTCCACCGCCTGCGCGACCAGCCGCTCGGCCAGCCGGTGGACGTCCTTCTCGGTCAGGGTGCGTTTCTCGCCCCGGAAGGACACGAGCGCCGACAGACGCACGGGCTTGTCCACCAGCCCGGCGCCGGGCCCGTCCGCCACGAACAGCTTCTTCACCAGCGGCCCGATCAGACCGGACGCCA is a genomic window of Streptomyces griseochromogenes containing:
- a CDS encoding NACHT domain-containing protein, whose translation is MEPTVLGGKLASGLIGPLVKKLFVADGPGAGLVDKPVRLSALVSFRGEKRTLTEKDVHRLAERLVAQAVESPGEAPFPAAEQPAVAEALARRLLALGDLEMDDVQAVRLGHRELAKKLHYGATTPEGLSPDAHHFLDSATEWACLQVLEFFTRRSTFVARTLVEQSRAHAELIAKVDELIARIPRPDARDTAFERRYLPYVAKKHSKLTIYGIDLSNSPGQWPLSAAYLSLEVTGRGGEPLPGLPSAAPLPTPADQTLAGHDRVLLRGVAGSGKTTLIQWLAVSAATDPTDRMAHLAGRMPFVLPLRTLTRHGEPLPAPAGFLRAVGCPLAGAQPEGWEDRVLTGGRALVLVDGLDEVPEAERERTRRWLSDLVETFPGNRWLVTSRPSAVRDDWLADEDFTELRLSSMSPADVAAFIGRWHRAAVTGNPDADALLASYESQLLHAVRTKGDLGRLATNPLMCGLICALHRDRRGYLPHGRKELYESALSMLLVRRDRERDMAGPELSEEPQLQLLQRLAYWLIRNGRTEMDRSRAERIVGEILPAVPAASALGDTTDVLEHFLIRTGLLLSPGPDTLHFVHRTFQDFLGARAAVEAGDLGLLAEHATDDQWADVIRMAVAQARPRERAELLDLLMAVPAKRAHLLAMACLEHATQLDPAVRRRVEELASALLPPGTAEEARELAEAGPLVLELLPGPDGLTDDQAEAVTATAALVGTDGSLPVLARFSGHSEWRVRNTLARAWERYDLAAYADEILAHVDSADFFICITTPETLRELPRIGHRARMLIQGPHDLRTMLEALPAGVQRLALADNPLVEDLRPLTALTALDMLNLANCPGTGDLTPLTELALSELYLTGLGGVAGLDRLDTLSHLQVMTSLSGGLADLPRSAPLTSLGLGEQAVLNSGLRGLGQWATLEHLTLRGEGSFLGRADWHEVAALPSLTGLSIDTAVVPSSTGAPELTGIELIQVTRVQQGDDLSALAGLCPRARTVKLYQDSTAVSLHEADYAPLFPHAQVTVAQSRPYAL